ATTTAGGGTCTGAATGGAGTGTATGATTCTGTTATAGCTTAATAGAAGACTTTTCTTATATTTGCCAAGCTCCTCCTTTTAAACTTCCTGGCTGTTACTTCTGTAAAGCACTGTCCCTTTGCCAGAATTTCTAACTTTTAAATTGTTTACTAGGTTAAGTTTTGATTACTAGTTTCCTCTCTCCAGAGACAATTATGGTCACTAAAATCCCCAtaggaaacaataataaacattccTTGAATTCACAGCAATGAAACCCAGAATTCAACACTCTACAAAAGTAACACTGTGCGACACACTAAAGCAACCTGCCCACAAATGCAAAGCCCCGTGCTGTAGCCAGGATCTCTGAAGgaactgcacatttaaaaaatgaaatgtttgagCAATGCCTCCTTCCCTTAAATTCCCCTTTCTAGTTTTACACAGACCACTTAATGAATGTGATTTACAGCTCACTTGTCACACAACATATGCCTACTGGACCTAATCACATAAGCAGGCCCCAGGATCAAAAAGAGTCCAGCTCGGAAAGTTTAATCAGCTGTAATGATCaagcactcccccccccccccaattacttTGTACTACTGCTCAGAGCTGTCTGTAACTGTACTGCTTCAGACTCACAGTGTAAGCCCTGGGATAACATGGGCCTGTTGCGTCTCTAACCACAGCGACAAAATCAGGAGTGCCTTTCTAGAACACACAGCAGTCAACGATAAGGAGTACCGGAATGCTGGGCCACAAAAGCAAGTGGAGGAGCCCTTGCCAAGCCTCACATAGGCCATGGGACCTTCAACAACGCGGGGCTGGATAAGCAGCAGTGGACTGCCCTTCACGGCACATTAACAACTATTCATAATGTTTATTTCCAGCCTTTCCAGCATTAAATGGGAGCAGGGAGGCGGCCATTAGCAGGTGATGACAGAAATGCTTCCATATGGCCTGACAAAGGCAATCTCCAAAGCCTACAGAAGATAGCATCGTTTGAATGCGCACCAGAGGGCAGGCGTCACTCTCATGTCCTTGGCATATCTCAGCTGTGTCAAGTGGTGTGCAAAGTGCTGCGGGGACACAGGCTGTCGCAGGAGAGGAACTCTGCTTTGTTCTTCTCTTCAAGTACCCGAAAGAGGCTTTTTACACCTAGCGCGTATTAACTAAACACAGTGAGCAAACCTAAACCCAGGATTAAATCACTAGTGCTTACCCAGGCTGATATCACTTTCAATTTCCAGGTAGTTTTCGGAAGCAGAATTAAACTTAAGTATGAATTACAGTAACTGTCTAatccattctgttttttttaaccagactTTCTATTTTCACTTTTTCTAGAAATCTCATTCTCATTCTAGAAGTCTAGGTTGCTTGTTCCTCTTtcgaatcacacacacacacacacacacacacacacacacacacacacacacttgcgtGGTTACAGTTCAAATCCTTCCTGCAAATGCAATTTAGAGGATTGGCAAAAGCTTTCACATCACTGTGTGGTCAAGACACCCACAACCAAAAGACATATGCTGTAATGGTGAGCTTGTCTGTCTGGAGGTTACTACAAGGCTGGGAAATACCCAATATGCATGAGTTCTGAACCACACACACTGATGTCATCCTTATCATGGTTACACTATACTTAAAATAACTAGCAAGGGGATTCCAGTATTGGAAGATACAGGATCCTTTTCCTTTTAGTACCATGGCACTAGTTATATCTGCAGTGacttatttcaaaatgtatgtaTTGGAAAGGCAGTGCAAgacccaatttaaaaaaaaaaaaaaaaaaaaaacaccatacattTACATACAGCTTTACAACCGAATACAACACAAGACTAGTTCAAATCAAAGAGACacgcaaaagaaaaaaagaagccatATAGCTGATATGGGGACGGGGAGGGAGGGAAGAGACAATACTATTCTGTTTCTGCAAGACAGGAAGTAGATGCTAACACTGCTTTAATGACAGTGAGCCCGATCACTACTGTCATCTTCACTTTTGTCTTTCAGTAACAAGCTCCGAATGCAGGGAGGTCATTAGCGAGTATCCAGTGACAAGAATCCCTTTATAGGATAAATTACAGGCAAAATGCATTCATCATTCTCCGGGGCCTCCAGTGAAAACAATGGCTCGTTTCATAGCAGCCCCATCCCGGAAGAATGCCACAGCTTTCCAAAGCCGACaattagtattttaaaagcaAGTAAAGCATTTGAGTTATTGCAGGCTTGCTGCCACTCGTGCAGGGGAGGCTGGGACTCTGTTTCAATGGCTTTGTAAATCACCTATTTCAGACGAGGTGGCTTGTAAACCCGGCTGGAACTCTCATGTGGATGACCCTGTAGTTTTTGTCTGACCTTTAGCCTTTCGACGGCTGCTTTTCTGAAGAACCCAAGTACCTCTCTCGGGTCTATGGGGAGTTTGTCTGGTAAGTGGAGTAAGAGATGTATACTGGAGAGGAATCAATTTGGAATTCTTTTTACTTTaagctaaaaaaaatatttaaacttttacTCCACACaccttattttattttcaatattttttagCCTTTAACTGCTATAATAGTACGCTTTTCCGGTTACTGTAATATTTATTACAGTTTCAGGTTTCACTTGGCGGCTCTTTCATAGTTAGCAAGTCAGTAATAAAATATTACTGCTTAAAATATCTTGAATCTGCTGTATGTACATTAAATAACAGGAATATAATGCAGGCGGGTTTAGATCCTGATCTGGCAGGGGTGTAACTTTACTGAGTACTCTCAACACACACATGGCAATACAGCAGGACCAGATGCTTGTCTAAGGTCATTTTTTGGCAAAACTGAACTCTTAAAGGAGTGGATGCATAAGAGTGAAGCTACAGCAAGGGATTACTGGATCCCACCCCCACAGCACAGGTGAGCAGGAGCACTGGGGAGCTGCACTCTTCCAAATCCTTAAAGCTTCGCAAACGGTAACAGAGTTCAGCAGATGGGAGAGTGGGAGTCTACGAGCAGAGAGAGAGGACTTACTGTGAGATACAGCATGGTGTACATGGAGAACGAGGCGTGGCCGGAGAAGAAGGATTTCCTGCAGGGAAAGAAATAGAAAGtatgaatatataataataataataataataataataataataataataataataataatttcattttaaaatgatgtattgaAGTTGCTGGGGTACGCTGGCTCGATCTTTCTGGTCTATCAGCTAAACTTGTTTGGCTATGTACTACAAGTAGTTTAACACAAGCGACAGACCCACCTTGCTTCCTGTATTTTGCTCTCGTCACCCAAACAGCTGTAGTTGTCAATGTAGCCCAGTGAGCAGTTGATTGTGGTGAAGTCTGGCTTGCACACTGCCAGGAAGTGAGGGCGCATGCGGCCGACTGACACTTTGGCAATGTCGGTGAAGGACTGGCTGATGGCACAGCCGAAGATGAAGACCCCGACTTGCTTGTAGAGGGTGGAAACATAGAGGTTGTTAATGAAGGACCTTGAGCTCTCTTTCAGGTAGCAAATCCGGTAACATTCCCCAATGATTATCTAGAAAGCAAAAATCAAGAGAGGTTTTAAAATTCTGCAGTGGATTTGTTTGTGCGCTTAGGTATACAAATCTTTTCTCATCCGCTGTGCTGTGGGACAGGTAAATAAAAATCATTCAAAACAAACAGGAAGTCTTTAACCCAGCAAGCTGAAATAGTGCTGATGTAAACCCATTTGATTACAAATGTACTGCAGGATTCTCAGGGTCTTTAAATAATTAACATACAATGAAGTCCACAAAGGTAACTATGTGGATACAGGGGTAATAATCCTCACCACGTTAATCTGACAATGAGCACCTAATTAGAGGAGAGTTCAAATACCAATGGCTGGCCTTTTTATTTGGTTTAAGGTTGACACATGGAACGAGAAGGTGAAACTCAAAAGAATTAAGGAGAGTTGAAACTGAAAGCATGACCTGGCTGTGTATGTGACTGCACTGTGGGTCACCATATAGATATTAAACTCTCCAACATCTTCAAGTTTCCAATTATCAGTAGAGTTATGTGAGCTGGTCTACAGAAGCAGCGCTGTAGCTGGATTACCAGGCAGCGGTGGTCATGCACAAATGGGGTCAAGACCTTTCAGCCAGCCAAGTTTCAAAGAAGCAGGCAGGCATAAAAACGTGCGCCCAGGTGCTCTTGGGGCATCACCTGGGCCACCAGAACAAGTAACCCAAAAAGTGTTGTGCTATACAGCTATTGTTCACAGGAAGGGTTTCCTATAATTCATGGGACTGAAGAAGTCCAGGCAAAACTTTTTACAGAAACGTGCGTTTCTTTTAGTAACGCTTAAAATGTAATGACTATTTAACTTCTAACGAACCCTATGATTTCATAATCCCTATGCTCTTTCTTTGGTGGTCTTTGTGAACATGAACAAAACAGGGCTGTATTAGTGTGTAACTGAGAATGCCTCCCCCAAGAGCAGGGGGCACAGGTGCATGCAGTTTCAGGGTATCCGACAGACAGCAAGCAACTGATCAATAAAGcgcaaaacaaaaagaacattatCGGGAATGAGAGCCACTGGGGTGTCTAATTCAgcacagctgttttaaaaaatgataccaCAGCAAGAGCTGtaacataaactaaacatgcAGCTTCCAAAATATGTTTTCAATAAGCAGAGTGCTGCAGTCTTAAGCATCCCCCCatgcccttattattattattattattattattattattattattattattattattagccttttcattttaataataaagttaccaaaccagaaaaaaagaacaactcAAGACATTTCTAATGTGCACTTGTGAGTATTGTAAGTATTAAACTGACTTGCAGTACCACAAAGACAGCTGCACACAGAAAGCAGAGGCACACACAGCagaaccccaccccccccccccccaaaaaaagaaaacattagtgTCATTCTTCTTCAAATGGGTAATAAAAGGTGTAGATGGGGAAAAAAAGTTCCAGATTAAATCAAACAATATTTTACATAAATATTATCAGATCTGTTCTGAAAAATCGTGGTACTCTCTGTGATGATGCCATTTTCTGGTATCATTGTCAATGTTatgatgttatttttatttcaggctttggaaatgtattttgtaatctGCTacttgtattaaaataataaagtaaaaaagataATGCCAGAACACATCTTGAAACAAAAAGGCAGTGAAATACATTGAAAAGAGACTTACAGAAAGGACAGCAATAAGAATGCCGGCCGCAGAAAGCAGTCCGTCGCTTATGGTGTCTCCATTTTTGTACGGGTACCGGATTGATTCGTCATTGCAGTAAAACCCCCGTTGGTATGGCTTGATAGTGCTAGTTTCAATGATCAGGAAGGGGAGGCCAGCTATTGAGACAGTGAAAGAAGAGacacaagaacaaaacaaaataaatcaatcaggTTACAAGGAAAAAACACGAGACCACAGAGTGTACATTGTAGCTACAGGGAAATGCAAAGGAGACATTTCATTTCAGAGCAAAACATAGGGAATaattaaaagatgaactctatcTCAAAGAAGGGGAAGCTGGGTGTGTTCAACACCCACTGAGCAAACAAGCAATGAAACATCATGTTAACTTACCATTGGCAATGCTTATAGGACAGCATTAGtgcaaagcactgtaatacattgCTGCTTATAACACAAGAAAACTGCATAACCGAACATTCAGTGCAATATATGAATGTTGCTGTGCATTAAATCAACGTCAAGCTGTGAATGTGTAATGTGCTTCTGgtaattaaaacattaaacaaaacagtaacgGTCTTTATTCAATTTAACCATCTCTAACTAAAATTAAATAGGTAGAGGTATCGAAGTACTATACTTCAGGGACGTCCGTGGCATTAACTCTGCAATGACCTTACTCTGTCAGCTGGGATTGTGGGCACCAGGGTTGGATTCAATTCAAACCTTTCCTTTGCCGTCAAGATAAGTACCAACAGCAGCTTGATCTGTCCGCACGTTCATTGTCATCTTGGAACAATCTATACCTGATGACAAACTCTGGAGCCTAGAAAGGCGTAGCTTTCAACATGGAAACTCAAGGCCAAGCATCATCAGGATTATCATCATTCCTGCAGGAACTTCTTACATCCTTCTGATCTTACACTGCTTACTTCTTTGGGACTTGCATCCAGTTAGCAATGCATTGTGTATTAAGAGTTTAGTCTCAGAAGCGGATCAGTAATTGGCTGTAATACAGTATTGATATTTAATCTACAATGAGAAATGGAAAAACAGTTGTATTCTTGTTTTGGGTTGGTTTAGTGTATTTCAATTACCGTCCGATTTCTGTAATAACTTGATGACAAGTTGCACGCAGATGTGTATGTTTGCTAAACGAAAGATCCAAGAAACAGTGTTTTCCCAAGATCTGAACCTacttaaacaaaacactgagGTTCTTCTGTTATGCCAATTTACCAGTAACATGTAATGTTAACCACCCTAAATTCTAGGTCTAGAGAGAACAGCAACCAAGACAATCTGTgtcacatgtttttgtttttctctcaacACAATTTTGTGGCATTTTATTCCCAGAAGGACTCGCAAGCaccaggttcacaggcagtgaaaGAGACGGAGGACACAAAGAACGACCATTTCAGTGATGTTTGGCATTCAAGATGTTGAAACAGTCTCTAACAGCAACAGCCTGATGCAGCACCGTACAATGCCAGAGCTAATCTTTTAGGGGGGTCTTGAAACACTGACCATTATACCCACCAACACCCCCTTCTCAGTCAAATTTCAGTGTTGACTTAATTTCTGTATGCTCCTTTGTCCTGTCCTAACTAACCGATtatttgaatgtttatttttttatgggtTTCTTTGTAAAGAATTAAACATTGTAACAAGTGTACAggataaaaacaaacactgtgctaaACACCCTGAAGTATATCAAGGCCCCAGTGTAAACTATACTGTACCTGTAAGGAATGTGTTTCACTAATACTAACAGTGTACATGATGTCAGTGAAAACCAAGTCTCCTCCCTCTCAAATCACAGGTTTAATTGAGGATGCTCATTGGGGGAATTAACCAAACCAATTAAATGCAAGTGGATTTGAGGCATCTCCTAGATCTTGGTATGTGGTACGGACgtatttaaaagtataaaaaaataaactaaatcaagAGAAGTATAAGACTATG
The sequence above is drawn from the Acipenser ruthenus chromosome 12, fAciRut3.2 maternal haplotype, whole genome shotgun sequence genome and encodes:
- the LOC117973200 gene encoding phospholipid phosphatase 3-like; translated protein: MQNYKYDKAMPPETRNGGNPTLNNNNNGKDNSKKGMLVCLDLFCLILAGLPFLIIETSTIKPYQRGFYCNDESIRYPYKNGDTISDGLLSAAGILIAVLSIIIGECYRICYLKESSRSFINNLYVSTLYKQVGVFIFGCAISQSFTDIAKVSVGRMRPHFLAVCKPDFTTINCSLGYIDNYSCLGDESKIQEARKSFFSGHASFSMYTMLYLTFYLQSRFTWRGARLLRPLLQFTLIMMAFYTGLSRVSDHKHHPTDILAGFAQGALVAYCIVFYVSDLFKPKTKTTPPPPPPIKKEILPCTDMIERNNHHNMV